CTAGtttgcagcagtggaaacaaCGTATTTCCTGCAGAGAAGTAGTACATAACTCAAACAGacaaacactgaggaaaaaaccctttctCTAGCCCTAATTTACCCTCAAAGCAAAACACCCTTCAATGTTGCTTTAAGTAACACCTATTCTAGAGATTTCAAGTTCCTTTCACTTTGGTCCTATGACAGCAAGAGTGCAGCAAGGAATGTGGGTCCTATTTTTTCACCCTAGTTTGCTGTCCTCTCCCACTTGAAGTTCAGCTGCAAATCTGCATTCTTGAGGTTGCCCCAGGAATCATCCCCAACCCCTTAAAATGTCAGGCCAGTGTGATGCCCTCCCTGCCACCCTCTTTCAGGTTGTCAGGCTGTTACGAAGCCCTGGATGGGGGCAACACAGCTGATGCCCTGGTGGATTTCACTGGTGGGGTCTCTGAACCTATCGACCTGACCGAAGGGGACTACATCGCTGATGAAGCCAAGCGAAACCTCCTCTTTGAGCGCGTGCTGAAGGTGCACAACAGGGGAGGCCTCATCAGCTGCTCCATCAAAGTAAGCAACATTACCAGTATGGTCACAGTGCCATGGGAGTAGGTGTTTTAGGATGCAGTTGTCTTACACAGTCATAAACTTCTAAATTAGATCAGATAAATTGTGGGTTCCCAGTTCTGGGTGCTGGCAAAAGGAGCGAATCCTGAATGTCAACCCTCTTTATTCTTTGTTGCTATGTCCAAGAGCCCACATTCACCCAGCACTCTTTAAAGGCTAGGAGGGGATCCACTCCAGAGAAAGGCATTTTGGTGTCTGCATCTGGGCCTCCTTACAAGTGCTGGTTTCCAGACCTCCCAGTATAATCCGTATATGAGCTTTATCAGTTGCCAGTATGGGAGCTCAGAGACCTCATGAAGCAAATGAAGAAAAGGGGGATCCAGCATAAAAAATGGCATCTGAGACGTGCCAACTGGCTTTCTTCCTGACTATTGATGCTCTTCTTTTTGGCTTAATGAAACCTGCAGGGAAATCTGAGTTGCTTTctttcccagcccctgcagaggtggtcatgtccctgtccccctggtCTGAGCACTGTCTGTGTCCCCCTGCCAGGCCACGTCAGCTGCTGACATGGAGGCTCGCCTGGCCTGCGGACTGGTGAAGGGCCACGCGTACGCAGTGACGGATGTGCGGAAGGTCCGCCTGGGCCATGGCCTTCTGTCCTTCTTCAAGTCAGAGAAGCTGGACATGATCCGCATGCGCAACCCGTGGGGTGAGCGGGAGTGGAACGGCCCTTGGAGTGACACGTGAGTTGGGATGGACAGCTGGTTTCAGTgggaaattcttccctgtcagGGTGGTGAGGAACTGGCACAGTtcctcagagaagctgtggatgctccatccctggaagtgttcaaggcaaagttggatggggctttgagagACCTGATCTAGTGTTAGGTTCCCCTACTCACAGCAGAGGGGTTAGAATGAGATCATATTTAAGGTGCTTTCCAACtgaaatcattctgtgattctatgattccacgTTTGTTCATACTAGTGAAGGATGTTCATAGGTCACCTCTGTGCTCCCAGTTTTATTCCAGCAAAATGAGCACCCAACAGAATCTGCCTGTGCCACCACAGACTGCTGTGATGGCTGGGGATGAGATGAGGAACCAAGGACTGGTGCAACCAGAGCCTTTGGCCACAGTCAGTTTTGTTATCTTTATGGATAGGGCTGTGATTGTACTGGCCAAATAAAACCTTGCCAGACTGGATTCAACTCCACTGTCAGGAAGCCATGCTGCACTTCCCCTGTGTTTGGCAGATGACCTAACCAGAGCAGCATGGGGACTGGCTTTATACAGTCCTTTTGTCTCAAATTCTTTTGTGTCCCTTACCTCTGATCCTGGTCTCTTCCCACAGCTCTGAGGAGTGGCAGAAAGTGAGTAAAAGTGAGAGAGAGAAGATGGGAATGACAGTGGAAGATGATGGGGAGTTCTGGTGAGTCCCTCCTGGGTTTGTCACTACAGGCCATGCCCACAGCATCCCCCCACTTCATGGAGCATGTGCATCTTTTCCATGCATACAGCTATCCAGAGAAAACAGGATTCCAAGCCATAGGATCTCTAGTGAAGCTCCCTCCTTGAGCCCATGGGTGTTAGCTTTTGATGGCCATGGCCCTGGAATTGCAAAGTGCTCTTCCAGGGCACCCCTCAGGGGCCAAACCATTTCACCAGTGTACTGAGAACCTGTCATAAATGAGCTGAACTTCACAGCCTCACCAGGAATATTTCAGTACATTTACTCTTGTGTGGTGAAAGGGCCACTGTGCTACTTCTCCCACTGCAAAGCACAGAGATCTGTTGTTTGAACTCAAGAAGTATCTACTGCAGGCATAGAGAAAGGTATCTCCATCTCTTTTGGAAATATCTGATGAATAACTTTTGTTACTCATCACCCATCAGAGACAACCCACATTCTCTAACAGGTGATCAAGAAAATCCTTGCAGGGTACCTTTCCAGGGAATGAAGCAGCATAACCCAGTTCTGCCCTTTCCTGACTCAGGATGACCTTTGAAGATTTCTGCAAATACTTCACGGACATCATCAAGTGCCGTCTGATCAACACTTCCTACCTGAGCATCCACAAGACCTGGGAGGAGGCAGTGCTACACGGGGCATGGACCAGAAGCAGTGACCCCTTGAAAAACCGCTCTGGAGGCTGCATCAACCACAAGGACACTTTTCTGCAGAACCCCCAAGTGAGTAATGGGGCTGAGAGCCTTCTGGAGCCTTCACGTGTGCTTCCAAGTGTTTAACTCTCCTACAGAGACCTAGAAGGCCAAAACACTACCAGACCTGTAATATATTATTTGTGCTTACGGCAATTCTCTGGCAGAGCATGACCAGCACTGAGGCCAGCTCTATTAACATTGTCCCTCTTATCAGGAGACTGCATCCAAGTGCTTAGTGTAGAGCATCAGGGAAAAACAAACTGTGCCACAGGGGTAGCAGTGTTGGCTGGCTCCAGTCAAACAGGGCCAGGAGTCATCTCCAACAATCTGGACATCTGAATGACCAAATTCCAGTTCTTGTGCCCAAACGTTGACCCTGTTAAATTTACCAGGACAGGTGTAGCCCATAGAGCCATTTCCTTCTAGCTTAAAGATCATCTCCTGGAACAAActtttctggagaaaaggaggctcaagggGATCTTATGGCTcttacaactacctgaaaggaaaTCATATCCAGATGGGATTTGGTCTCTTCTCCTGGGTAACAAGTGGTAGGACAAGagaaaacagcctcaagttgtgccaagGGAGGTTTACATTGAATTTTAGGGAAAACTTCTTTACTGGGAGGGTGAAGATGTTAGGAgtggctgcccagagcagtggtaCAGTCACCATTTCTGGAAGCATTCAAAAGGCATGTGGATGTGGACATGGTTTAGcagtggacttggcagtgctagGTTAAGggttggactgggtgatcttagaggtcttttccagcatAAATGATTCTGCTATTGTCTTATCCTCTCTGAACTGGGATTCTCACAATCATGAGCCAGGTCCTTTTGAGTCTTTCATCTAACAAGCAATTGAAGGATGGTCTTGTTGGTTGCAGAAGTTGTCCTCAAGGATGTGCGAGAGTTGTTTCCAGCTTCCATCTCTGTAGCCTTTTGAAGacatgcatgtccctgcatggAGGTGGATTGGGAAAAGCTGATGTTAGATCTGTTAAATCCACCCCCACCCATGCCCAGGGATCCtgtattaataaatatttccctTACCTTCCTCTTTTTGTTTCTAGTATGTGTTTGATGTGAAGAAGGCGGAAGATGAAGTGCTGATCTCCATCCAGCAGAAGCCCAAAAGGACCAGTCGCAAAGAGGGCAAAGGAGAAAATTTGGCCATAGGCTTTGATATCCATAAGGTAGGCTGGGGTTCCTGCATGTTGGCCTGAATGCCGCTGTAAATTTGCTGGTTGTGGAGTGCTACACCAGCCCTGCATGACCAGATTGTTCATTTAAGCATTTTCAGGGTGGTTCTGGGGTGCCatcagcacagcctgccctcCTCTAGAGAGGAAGAGGGATATCAAAAGGGACAGCGTGGACGacaacaggttgcccagaaaagctgtggatgccccatccttggaaatgttcaaggccaggctttATGTGGCTTTCAGTAACCTGTTCTAAtgggcagtgtccctgcccatgacaggggaTTGAAGccagatgatcttgaaggtcccttccaaccggaatcattctgtgattctgtgcagTTCCTGCTAAAAGCAACGATTAGTCTTTTCTCTCCAAATGTTGAAATCTGCTAGACTAATCCTTATGTGTTGTTTGCTGGGTCTGCAGTATTAAGCTGGGATGCAGGAGATGAATCCCTGAGTCAAAAGAATTTGGAAAGCCACATCCACACTTGTTTTCCACCCAGCATAGTTGGGACCGTTTTCCTGGTTCTCCTAAatccagctctcctggcactgtggACTCAGTCCTTGCAATAGTTCCCCCCCATGGTGGATACCAGTACCCTTTCAGCCAGTGACAATCCACTGTGGTCTCTGCCCAGGTGGAGTTGAACAGGAACTACCGGATGCACACTCTGCAGCAGAAGGTGGCCAGCTCCATCTATATCAACTCCCGCAGCGTCTTCCTGAGGACAGACCTGAAGGAAGGCCGCTACGTCATCATCCCCACCACTTTTGACCCTGGTCATGAAGGCGAGTTCCTTCTCAGGATTTTCACAGACGTGCCTTCAGATTGCCGGTAAGGAGCAcgagcagggatggggaggaattGGCTCTTTGGAGACAGCCCTGTGCTTTTGATTTGTGGTTTTCCTGAATGGTCGTAGCCTTGCCTGCAGCTGCACTTTGGCTTTCTGTTAAGGGTGGTCAAGAGACAAGACATCTTTACAGGTGTCTCCACAGACATGCAGAGGAGCTCCCACTCTGCTTCTAAACATGATATGGGAGAGCATCCCAAGCCCAGGTTGAGGAGATTGGAGTGGGGAACAGAGTCTGACAGTGGACAGACTTTGTGTCataatcacaaaatcacagaatcacaaaatcacagaatattctgagctgaAAGAGACCCACAAGAATCAGCCAAAGGTCATTGACTCCAACACTTAAATGAATGGCCTCTACAATCCTTTATTGTGCCAGAGCAAATTCTTTGGGATAACACTGGGCACCTTTCAAAGGCCACATGTTTTTCCTTGCAGAGAGCTGACACTGGATGAGCCACCACACACCTGTTGGAGTGGGATGTGTGGCTATCCACAAGTAGTATCCCAGATCCatgtccttgctgcagctgggctcaAGAATCAGGACTCCCAAGGAGGTACTGGTCTTTCCCTGCCTGTTGTCTGGCCCTGGAGGAGTTGGGAAGTGGTTAATGAAGTGGGACATTGCTGGAATTTATatcctcagatttttttttttttttttttttctgtgaacatGCTTGATTCATACACCAGAGGAGAAGAAAGTCCATGGAGAGCTAAACACACTTTTTGCAGTGGACATGATCTGGGAGCTGTTATATTTAGGCTGTTACCTAAATGGGACCCtcccaaaacttccccaaaGCCCTTAGCAGAGGTCCTGTAACAACCCAAGCTTTCCTCCCAGGTATGAGCAGCTGTAAAACTCAGGAACTGTATTTAAAGGCTTCTTAGTAAGAAGGACAGAGAACGAGCCTGATGTGTGGTGTTCATCACTGGGGGCTGGATAAATGTCTTATCAGCAGAGGGTATGCCAAATTTAGCTCACTTTGGGATGGTGTGGATCTAGATCAATTCTGACATCCATCACTTTTCCTGCATGGAAGACGGCAGCAGGACCATACCTCCCCATGTCCTGCAGCCACACAGAGGCTCATGGCAAGAGCCCCATGTTCTGCCTCTGGACCAGGAAACCCAGTGGTAGTGATGGCTTGTACTAGGAGATTGCTAGGGGATGAAGATCTAGAGGCTACCATTAGAGAAGCAAATACCTCCCCACCATGGAAATAGACCAGATTCTAGCCCTTCTCCCCCATCTTCTGTGTCAAGGATACGTGGTAATTGTGACAAGATTTAACCAAACGCTTTCAAgctgaatttaaaatataaaaattgaaaaattaaaaactctaATAAAACCCAATTAAAATTATACTTTTGTTTCACCCAATAATTATTATCAGGGCTGCCTGTCACTACATCCCTGAAATTAACGAGTAGGATCTTTTCTAAGCAAGGACTAGTCAAGTGTGCTTATTTATCACATGCCGCAAAGGGAGTCCTTATACCCTGTCTGGTGTTTGGGAAGGGAATTTAACCCCAGGcaggtgtttttttcttgtgttattTACAATGGGTCAGGGCACCTGTAGCAATGCAGGGAAATCTGTAGCAAAGGTCTCTGAAGTGTTCGCAGAAACAAGGAGGTTTGTCTTTCCTTCTTGTGGGTTCTGGAGTCATGAAACatcttttcccccaaaaccccttgTGAAAGGCTttcttccagctgttttccagctgttcagCTCCCACCACCAACAGTGTGTTTGGTGTTTTCCAGTGCAGTTGCATCTCTCACACATCCCAGGCCAGGCCTTATGCACTACTTTGGAAATAGTGATTTGCAGATAGGAATTTGGCTCTGGCTGATGGAATCTGAGTATATAATGGGACATCCCAAAAGACAAGGTAATTTGGAAAAACAGCTGTGAAATTCAGCAGCTGTGTCTCACTAGGGGAGCCAGATCCTTGCAAACAGACAGCTAGCAAAGAGGTGGTCTGGCAATCAAAATCCCTGGCCCTCAGAAGGGGCTTGTTTGTTCCTCCTCATTTCCACATTTCCCTTGGACAAGAAAACTCATCCAACTGGTCTGTGTTTCCATCATAGCCACTAAAGTTCATGGTAAGAAAATGCATTCAGGCTGTTAAATTTCCATAGCAATAGCTCCTTCTCTCTACTGAAATTCCCAAAACAAGCACTTGTTTGGCAAGGTGAAAGTATTCACTAATGAGGGactcttttcttctcctggaaGCTCAGGTCCCCTCCAGCTGTGGGTTCGTAGTATGTGAACTTGGTCCTCCAACTTTATTCTCCATCTGGTATTTCCTTGTATGAgcctctttctcttctccatgcttttatttctgcctgCCTCTAGGAGAACAAATGTTGAAAGGAAATTTGAGTAGGATGATGTCCTCCATGGAACATTTACGGCAGTGGTCAGAAGAGTTTGGGATGATGAAGGAGTGTTCCTGTCGAATATGGAGACAAGAGAGGCAGCCCtttcatagaatcagagaattgTTCAGTTGGAAAAGCCTTctaagatcatggagtccaaccctTGACTCAGCCCTgcaagtccaccactaaattACGTTCCCAAGTGCCATGTCTACACATCTTTTAGTTTCCTCCATGGATGGTGACTGtaccactgctctgggcagcctgttccagtgcttgataACCCTTTTGATGAATTAGGGgttcctaatatccagtctaaatcTCCCATGGAGCAATTTGAGGCCCTGTCTTCTCGTCCTGTTGCTtgtttcctgggagaagagaccaaacCCCCTCATTATATTCTCCattcagggagttgtagagagcaataaggtccccccaagcctccttttctccaggctgagcccccacagctccttcagctgctccttaccagacttgtgctccatccagacccttccccagcctcacagc
The sequence above is a segment of the Haemorhous mexicanus isolate bHaeMex1 chromosome 2, bHaeMex1.pri, whole genome shotgun sequence genome. Coding sequences within it:
- the CAPN5 gene encoding calpain-5 encodes the protein MFSSVKPYENQRYASLKKECLRRKQLFEDPLFPANDDSLFYKSRIQGIQWKRPKEICNDPRLFVDGISSHDLHQGQVGNCWFVAACSSLASRESLWQKVIPDWKEQEWNPEKPESYVGIFHFQFWRFGQWLDVVIDDRLPTLHNQLIYCHSNSKNEFWCALVEKAYAKLSGCYEALDGGNTADALVDFTGGVSEPIDLTEGDYIADEAKRNLLFERVLKVHNRGGLISCSIKATSAADMEARLACGLVKGHAYAVTDVRKVRLGHGLLSFFKSEKLDMIRMRNPWGEREWNGPWSDTSEEWQKVSKSEREKMGMTVEDDGEFWMTFEDFCKYFTDIIKCRLINTSYLSIHKTWEEAVLHGAWTRSSDPLKNRSGGCINHKDTFLQNPQYVFDVKKAEDEVLISIQQKPKRTSRKEGKGENLAIGFDIHKVELNRNYRMHTLQQKVASSIYINSRSVFLRTDLKEGRYVIIPTTFDPGHEGEFLLRIFTDVPSDCRELTLDEPPHTCWSGMCGYPQVVSQIHVLAAAGLKNQDSQGGADPYVIIKCEGQKVRSPVKKNTVSPEFDVKGLFYRKKPGQPIIVQIWNHNLISDEFLGQVALTGDPSDRQSVHTLHLQDRGNRRSNDLPGTIAVMLLSSNILTNV